DNA from Evansella sp. LMS18:
AGCCCAAGGTTTATTCCGTAAACGCATAGTTAACACTCCTTCTCACATCATCGTCATTACTATATCCTATCTTACCCGTTCTGTCAGTTGTTTTAAAATCCTGACTTCCCGATTGGTTCAGCTAACAACGCAACCGCTGATTTAAGTTTCACTTAATGTGTGTAAAACAGGCAGGCCCGGGGAAAAGAGTTAAAAAGCCATTTTAAAAATATTATCAGAATTCATAGGAGTAAAACAAAGGACTGTAGGAAACATTTGATTCACGGGCAAAAAGGGTTATCAATTTACGAAGAAAATAAGGAGGCCGCAAATGGAAAAAGATGAGATGATCCAGCAAGTGAGGGCGATACTTAAGGAGCAGTTAAAAACTAAGGATGCGGGAAATGGCCAGATGAGAGAATTGGATGATCTGTTAAGTTCTCTCAGGGAAAAGCATTTTAATGCTAATTTCAGTGGTACTGTCGAAGAAATCCACGCATACACAAAAACAGCACTAGAAACAAACAGCAAGGATAAACTGCAGGCGCATGTGGAACACCACCATCTTAATCTGTCACGCTGGCTGGAAGAGCTGAATTTACTGAAAGCCGGCGGAGGCGCAGTAACCATCGACTATGAACAAAGGAAAGGCAGGGAAATTTAACATACCCCGCATAATTTCATTTTAAAATCACATCCTTAAATTATGATTCCAAAAGTCAAAACGCTGTTAAGGATGTGGCTTTTAAAATGACAATGAATTACCATCACCAGCTTCAGCTGCTGTCCGATATTCTGATGAACCAGCACGATGAACATTACGGGACACACGATGAATATCAACAAGTGGAAAGACTTGCAAACGCTTTACTGCAGAATCCATCTGTGAACGGGGAACTCCGTGAGACTCTTAACACCATCCGGAATTTTGCCGCAGAACACGATATAGACGGACAACAGGGAAATTTTATACCATCAGAACTAAGCAGCTGGGTGAACCAAATTCAAAACTCGAACCAGAATGGCCCCGGTATGGGAAATACGGGGAACCTGAATATGTAGCATAGACAGGAAAAGACCGGGAACGGCCCGGTCTTTTCTTTATTTCCCAGCTGAATCAGCTGAAGATAGTCTGTATTTTTCAGGAGGAATGAAACCGCGACTGACGAATAATCTCGGTAAGGATATCCGACCACTTCGTAATATCATGGAACTCCTGTCTCTGCCAGTGCCATAGCATGCTTTCCACACAATGGGCTGCCATATACCAGTCAAGACGGTATTTGAGCTCCGGTGTATACGTCACTCCGTATTCTTTCAGCCAGCTTCCCCATTCGTTCTCCGGCACATATAAATACAGCATGGGAGCCAGGTCAAGAGCAGGATCAGCAACTGTCGCGCCGTCCCAGTCAATCAGATATAAACTGTCCTCACTGCTTATGATCCAGTTATTATGGTTAACGTCCGCATGGCAGACTACATGTTCTTCTATCCTGCTTTCAGGAAGATTCTTCTCAAGCCATTTCAGCGCTTCCGTAATATAAGGATCTTTTATTTGTAAGCGGACTGCCCGCGATTTGGTTTCTTTAAAAAGTGCCTGCGGTGTCAGGGGATGATTTCCCATCCGCGTAAACATATCAAGGAGCTCTCTTGACCGGTGGATTTTGGCCAGCAGCCTTGCCACACGCTTCTGGCGCAGTTCCGGCGATTTTAACTCACGGCCTTTGATCCACCTCTGGGCAGTGAGTACATCTCCGTTTTCAAGACGCTTTGTCCATAGAAGCTTTGGGACAATCCCTTCAGCGGACAGAACAGCAAGAAAAGGAGAGGAATTTCTCTTTATGAAGATTTTCTGGTCCCCGTTCTCAGCGATATAGGCTTCGCCCGTCGCACCTCCGGCAGGACATATATTCCACTCTTCGCCCAATAAGTGTTCCAATAATTTCACCCTCAATTTTCTGTATATGATTCCAGCAATGGTAAAGACAATTTCTCAGGTTCCGAAAAGCCTTTACCTATTGTAAAAAATAATTACACTTTCTTCAACTTAATACATATTTTCTTATCTTAATGCTCTTTTTAAATATCGTCAATCCTTCCCTGTGCTTCATCCATACGAAGTACAGAGTTTGTAAGGCACTGGCCAAGGAGAGTTTCAGCAATTTTCAGCTGGTGGTGCTTTACCGGAACAGTTGCAGCTGTAAATTCTTTCTTCCAGCTTGCGAAATTTCTTCTGTCAATAACTTTGGTACGCTTGCCAGGAAGCTGCGGGAGATCAATGAAGCTGTTTTTAGCAATCACAGCGGTCCTTACAGGAATCTTCATTCCATTATCAGCAAGAATCTCCTCTGTTACAGTTTTCATTCGCTTTAAAGCAACTCCCGGATTAAGAAGCTTTTCCGTCCGGTCCCCCTGTTTTTTTTCCCAGAACCGGTTGGAAAAGCTTTTATAAACTGTTTTATCTGTCCCAGGAAGCGCGGTAATCAGCCAAAGCTCCGTAGGTGTCAATATAAGTATATCAAAATCCACAGGTGCTTTTTCCAGGAAAAAAACAGGCTCATAGAAAATAAAATAAGAGTCAGGAAGCTCCTTCACAAAAAATGAGAGGAGATGATCATAATAATATTTCCTGTTGATTTCTGATTTTTCCGAGATAGTTGAACTGGCCCAGCTTAGCTGGAAATGAAAAACATCCTCCATAAAAGCTGCTTTTAATTCCTGTTTATCTTTAAATTTAGTGCCAGGTGGAGGAGCTGGCTCCACTTCATCTGCCTCATTTTTTCTCAGAAAGAGATGTTTCAGTCTCTGGCCCAACGTTTTTCTTTCTTCTGTTTCCTGTTCGAAAGAAATGTCCATTTCTGGCAGATAAACTTCCGAACTTCCCCATTCGCTTGAAAATCGTTTCCACCGTTCTTTTTTCAGCCGGACAAACCGGCTTGGATAACGGTAAATATCTGTCTCATACCGAGAGATATAATCTGATAACTTTACTAGCTGAGCCAAAATTCTACCTCCATCTCCACCGTTCGCTATATATCTTCTATTTTATCCTGAAAATCGAATTTTTGAAACGGGTTTATACATAGGTTTTTTTCCCGGCTGCACTTCATAAAGAATTACTTCCTCCACAAGCCACTCCATATTATTCAGGTTCGTTCCCGTGCTTTCTGTAAAATCATTGTCTGTGTTATAAGATTTCGCAAGTGTGATATGTGGCCGGTAAGGCCGTTTCTCCCTCTTGAAACCATGCTCTTCTGCTTTACCCGCCGTTTTTTCCTGTATTCGTGACAAGGGTTGTTCCCCGCTAATCCCTGCCCAGAAAACCCTTGGTTTGTTTTTGCTGCCAAAAAAACCTGTCTGGTCCAGGGTTAACTTGAATGGTTCCTCTTTAGCAAGCCTGTCAGCCAGGGTCGACCATAACGACTCCCTTTCCCCCTCTTTTCCCCAATCCCCTAAAAACAAGAGTGTGATATGAAAATCTTCTGCATGCGTTATTTTTTTAAAGTAGTTCTCTAAGCTAAGTTGCTGCTGCAGTTCTTCTAAATAACTGCTGATATTTTCAGGTACCGGAATGCCAATAAAAAAGTGTGGGCTGCCCAAGGTAATCACCTTCTTTTTTGAGATAATAAAACTGTGGTACAATAATAAAGCTTAATAAACCCGATTGATTTAATCAGATTTCACAGAAATAAAGATGTTATAGAAAGGAAGTGATCAGATGCGTGTCGCAAATAACATGGCCGAGCTGATCGGCGATACACCCCTTGTCAAACTGAACCGTGTACCTGATGAGGGAGGCGCCTCTGTTTATCTAAAACTGGAATTTATGAACCCGAGCGGAAGTGTAAAAGACAGGGCCGCTTATAACATGATTCTACAGGCAGAAAAGGAAGGGCTCCTTAATAGTGACTCGGTAATCATTGAACCAACATCCGGGAACACCGGTATTGGCCTGGCTATGAATACAGCGGCCAGAGGCTACCGGACAATCCTTACCATGCCTGACACAATGTCGCAGGAGCGGATTAATCTCCTTAAAGCATATGGAGCTGAAGTGGTACTTACTCCCGGAGACAAAAAAATGCCAGGCGCAATTGAAAAAGCGCATGAGCTCGTAAAAGAAATTCCGAACAGCTTCATGCCTATGCAGTTCGAAAACAGTGCAAACCCTGATGCCCACAGATCCACAACCGCGAAAGAGATTGAGGAGTGCATGAAAGATATCGGCAAGCCATTATCAGCTTTTGTGGCGGCTTCAGGAACAGGGGGAACCATCACTGGCACAGCAGAAGAGCTTAAGAAAGTTTATCCTGATCTGACTGTCCATGTAGTCGAGCCTAAAGGTTCTCCAGTGCTTTCCGGCGGGAAACCTGGGCCTCATAAGCTGGTGGGTACAAGCCCCGGCTTCATTCCCCCAATATTAAATGAAGACGTATATAGTGAAATCTTTTGTATTTCTGACGAGAATGCCTACGATATTTCACGCCAGCTAGCCAGGAAAGAAGGAATCCTGGTTGGCCCGTCCTCCGGAGCAGCATGCTATGCAGCCCTTCAGGTGGCGAAACGCTTAACCCCTGATGATGTAGTGGTTGCCATTGCCTGTGATACAGGAGAACGGTATCTTTCTACAGACCTTTTTGATTTTGAAAAAGAATAATCTGCATTTAAGAGGCTGGGACTTGCCAGCCTCTTTTCTATGGTGATTAGCTTTTCCTCATTCCGTCTACAAAGAAACTTGTTTTTCCTGCCGTATGATGACCAGCATCAGTACCGCTCCTGCAAGAGTCAGCACACCGTAGAAAAGATAGACGGATAATATTCCGAACCAGTCAATTAACAGCCCTGCCGAAAAAGTAAAGAACCATGCACCCAGACCATTTCCTGCTGCCGAATACAAAGAAACAGCAGTCGCTTTAATTTCTCCAGGCGCAATCTTTATCACATACTGAAGGGCCGCAGGTATAAACAATCCAATGGAAAAACCCTGAATTACAGTCGTAACATAAATAAAAACAGGACTGGGTCCAGCAGCATAGAAAAGCCACCTTAACCCGGAAATAAGTGAAGCAATAAATAGGATTTTCAGGACTCCGGCCCGTTCAATCCAGCTTCCTGCCCAGCGCATAAAAGGGACCTCGCTTCCAGCTGCAAGCAGGAAAGCTAAACCTACCCCGGCGAGAGATCCCCCCGCAAACTGAATAAACAGTCCAAAATAAAAATTATTTGCCATGATTGGCCCGAAAACGAGAAATGTCACCGTAAGGAAAATCATAAAACGAGGCATTTTAATTAAAGTTCCCAATCCATTTTTTATCCCCGGATTTACTTCAGCCGACTCCCTTGGCATCCTCATGGAAAAAACAGAACTCAAAATCATCGAGGCTGCAAAAATATAAAAGATGACGTGGAGGCCGGCTAAATCAGAGATGTTTCCCGCAACCCAGACGGCCACTGCAAATCCGGCCGCTCCCCAGAGCCGGACGTTGCCATAGTGTTCCTTATGTTTATATACATAATTCATCGCCATACTGTCCGACAAAGGAACAAGGGGGCTTTGAAATAATGCAAGTAAGGCTGCAATAAGAAACAGCCAAATATATTCATATGTAAATAAATACAACAAGCCTGTGCATGCGGTAATCACAACGGCCACCGTTAAAAGCACTCTCGGCTTGCCGGTATAATCACTGAGCATTCCCCATACTGGCTGGGAAAGAAGCATAACTATGGGACCAACAGACATGATGGTGCCGATTTGTGCTCCTGAAAGTCCAGCTTCGTTCTGCAGATAAAC
Protein-coding regions in this window:
- the cysK gene encoding cysteine synthase A; amino-acid sequence: MRVANNMAELIGDTPLVKLNRVPDEGGASVYLKLEFMNPSGSVKDRAAYNMILQAEKEGLLNSDSVIIEPTSGNTGIGLAMNTAARGYRTILTMPDTMSQERINLLKAYGAEVVLTPGDKKMPGAIEKAHELVKEIPNSFMPMQFENSANPDAHRSTTAKEIEECMKDIGKPLSAFVAASGTGGTITGTAEELKKVYPDLTVHVVEPKGSPVLSGGKPGPHKLVGTSPGFIPPILNEDVYSEIFCISDENAYDISRQLARKEGILVGPSSGAACYAALQVAKRLTPDDVVVAIACDTGERYLSTDLFDFEKE
- a CDS encoding YtzH-like family protein, which produces MTMNYHHQLQLLSDILMNQHDEHYGTHDEYQQVERLANALLQNPSVNGELRETLNTIRNFAAEHDIDGQQGNFIPSELSSWVNQIQNSNQNGPGMGNTGNLNM
- a CDS encoding phosphotransferase, giving the protein MKLLEHLLGEEWNICPAGGATGEAYIAENGDQKIFIKRNSSPFLAVLSAEGIVPKLLWTKRLENGDVLTAQRWIKGRELKSPELRQKRVARLLAKIHRSRELLDMFTRMGNHPLTPQALFKETKSRAVRLQIKDPYITEALKWLEKNLPESRIEEHVVCHADVNHNNWIISSEDSLYLIDWDGATVADPALDLAPMLYLYVPENEWGSWLKEYGVTYTPELKYRLDWYMAAHCVESMLWHWQRQEFHDITKWSDILTEIIRQSRFHSS
- the thpR gene encoding RNA 2',3'-cyclic phosphodiesterase, with product MGSPHFFIGIPVPENISSYLEELQQQLSLENYFKKITHAEDFHITLLFLGDWGKEGERESLWSTLADRLAKEEPFKLTLDQTGFFGSKNKPRVFWAGISGEQPLSRIQEKTAGKAEEHGFKREKRPYRPHITLAKSYNTDNDFTESTGTNLNNMEWLVEEVILYEVQPGKKPMYKPVSKIRFSG
- a CDS encoding MFS transporter — translated: MNQHKKTMFSMKSFYFFSFFALGGLFPLLSVYLQNEAGLSGAQIGTIMSVGPIVMLLSQPVWGMLSDYTGKPRVLLTVAVVITACTGLLYLFTYEYIWLFLIAALLALFQSPLVPLSDSMAMNYVYKHKEHYGNVRLWGAAGFAVAVWVAGNISDLAGLHVIFYIFAASMILSSVFSMRMPRESAEVNPGIKNGLGTLIKMPRFMIFLTVTFLVFGPIMANNFYFGLFIQFAGGSLAGVGLAFLLAAGSEVPFMRWAGSWIERAGVLKILFIASLISGLRWLFYAAGPSPVFIYVTTVIQGFSIGLFIPAALQYVIKIAPGEIKATAVSLYSAAGNGLGAWFFTFSAGLLIDWFGILSVYLFYGVLTLAGAVLMLVIIRQEKQVSL
- a CDS encoding nuclease-related domain-containing protein; translation: MAQLVKLSDYISRYETDIYRYPSRFVRLKKERWKRFSSEWGSSEVYLPEMDISFEQETEERKTLGQRLKHLFLRKNEADEVEPAPPPGTKFKDKQELKAAFMEDVFHFQLSWASSTISEKSEINRKYYYDHLLSFFVKELPDSYFIFYEPVFFLEKAPVDFDILILTPTELWLITALPGTDKTVYKSFSNRFWEKKQGDRTEKLLNPGVALKRMKTVTEEILADNGMKIPVRTAVIAKNSFIDLPQLPGKRTKVIDRRNFASWKKEFTAATVPVKHHQLKIAETLLGQCLTNSVLRMDEAQGRIDDI